A DNA window from Mesorhizobium sp. C432A contains the following coding sequences:
- a CDS encoding ABC transporter permease, producing the protein MIAVFNGAVDDISKAMKLHRVWIALAHEDIGDQHRRTTLGPLWLLVNYVAFVGTFVFVFQPVGKDAAGYSAYVAIGLLVWFYLMEVMSTSVALFQREESFIEGTTLPLFVYVMRLALQSVIRAGYAIAGCVFILVLSGSPIGTPWLWSLAGLLLILFATPALITVFAFLGAFFPDSQFIVGNLLRVGMFFTPVFWVYNGQDPVQTYAYEWNPFTYFLEIVRLPIMTGEFPTHAFTVTIIVSLATWMIALLLLGRYRKQVVFII; encoded by the coding sequence ATGATTGCAGTATTTAACGGCGCCGTCGACGACATCAGCAAGGCTATGAAGTTGCACAGGGTCTGGATCGCCCTTGCCCATGAGGACATCGGCGATCAGCACAGGCGCACGACGCTCGGCCCGCTTTGGCTTCTGGTCAACTACGTCGCTTTCGTGGGCACGTTCGTTTTCGTGTTCCAGCCTGTCGGCAAGGATGCCGCCGGTTATTCCGCGTATGTCGCGATAGGCCTTCTGGTATGGTTCTATCTGATGGAAGTAATGTCCACGAGCGTGGCGCTCTTTCAACGCGAAGAGAGCTTCATCGAAGGCACGACGCTGCCTTTGTTCGTGTATGTGATGCGATTGGCATTGCAGTCTGTCATCAGAGCAGGCTATGCGATCGCGGGTTGCGTGTTCATTCTCGTCTTGAGCGGCTCCCCGATCGGCACTCCATGGCTGTGGTCACTGGCAGGATTGCTCCTGATCTTGTTCGCCACGCCTGCTCTTATCACCGTCTTCGCGTTTCTTGGAGCTTTCTTTCCCGACAGCCAGTTCATTGTTGGTAATTTGCTACGGGTCGGCATGTTCTTCACGCCTGTTTTCTGGGTGTACAACGGTCAAGACCCCGTCCAAACATACGCCTACGAATGGAATCCGTTCACCTATTTTCTGGAGATCGTCCGTTTGCCGATCATGACTGGAGAGTTTCCCACCCATGCTTTCACGGTAACGATCATCGTGTCATTGGCTACATGGATGATTGCATTGCTACTGCTTGGTCGTTATCGCAAGCAAGTCGTCTTCATCATCTGA
- a CDS encoding ABC transporter ATP-binding protein gives MVSIKLDNVSLVYKLHEKLTLSAPDRRVDGPGGRIEGSGRKQFVQALDGVSFELKAGDRLGLVGPNGAGKTTLLKVLYGIYEPSGGSVAIEGKVDALFNINIGFRREATGRRNIVLRGLISGWTEAEIEEKMEDIIAFSELGDFIDLPFKAYSQGMAARLAFSAATALDPEILLMDEWIGAGDAAFQDKAKRRMDELAEKAGIIVLASHSEALIQSVCTKKLTLRSGRIESLTTEPVKRAATTAKR, from the coding sequence ATGGTTTCTATCAAGCTGGACAACGTTAGCCTTGTTTACAAGCTGCACGAGAAGCTGACGCTTTCCGCGCCGGACCGGCGCGTGGACGGGCCTGGCGGCAGAATCGAAGGCTCGGGTAGAAAGCAGTTTGTGCAGGCGCTCGACGGCGTCAGTTTCGAACTCAAGGCGGGCGACCGGTTAGGCTTGGTTGGCCCGAACGGAGCCGGCAAGACCACCCTTCTCAAGGTGCTCTACGGGATCTACGAGCCATCCGGGGGAAGCGTCGCGATAGAAGGCAAAGTCGACGCTCTTTTCAACATCAACATAGGCTTTCGCCGCGAGGCAACCGGGCGCAGAAATATCGTCCTGCGTGGATTGATCAGCGGATGGACGGAAGCCGAGATCGAAGAGAAAATGGAGGACATCATTGCCTTCAGCGAATTGGGGGACTTCATCGATTTGCCGTTCAAGGCCTACAGCCAGGGCATGGCCGCGCGACTGGCCTTTTCGGCAGCGACCGCGCTTGATCCCGAGATTCTGTTGATGGACGAGTGGATCGGCGCCGGCGACGCCGCTTTTCAGGACAAGGCCAAAAGGCGCATGGACGAACTGGCGGAAAAGGCCGGCATCATCGTCCTCGCGAGCCACAGCGAGGCTCTTATCCAAAGTGTGTGTACGAAGAAATTGACGCTCAGGAGCGGGCGGATAGAATCGCTCACGACAGAGCCGGTAAAGAGAGCTGCAACGACAGCCAAGCGTTAG